Sequence from the Desulfobacterales bacterium genome:
AATGAATCGTTGAGTTTTCCTGACCTGATTACAAGATTTAACGCATTGCCTAAGCTGGAAAAACCAAGGGTGCTACCTGTAATTATTTGGCCTGTGGTCTAACCTCTATTTAAACATTTTATATATTTAAATTGAACATTTTAATATATTTTGTATTAAAAATTAGACCTAACTTCAAGGCTATAAATTCCAAAAAAATAGAAATAGAATCAAGAATAGCATATATGTATGAAGTTGATGGAGCATGCCCATGTGATGATTCTGTATGTATTAATCCTAATATTTGAATTTAAATAAATTCAGTTTTATGAAAATATATTCTTAATATGGAATATATTTAATTATTCAAAACTTGATTAAGGCTAAAATTATTAGAGATAGAATAAAATATCATTTTTATATATCTCATTTTCAGAATATACTCTCATTATTTTAATTTTAATTTAAAAAAAACTGCTCCCATTTTAAAACTCAATTTTAGCCTTTTCCACCCATGAATTTTTTAAACCCTTGTCTTTCATGTTTAAACACATTTTCAAAAACTGTTGATTCTTTATAATCTATCAATTTTTTTATTGTTCTTATCATAGGTTGATTAAATGAATTAATTTCAGAAGCAATTTGGAGAGATACAGGCATGAGCTCTTCATTAGGGACAACTTTATTAACAAGTCCCAAATTAAGAGCTTCTTGAGCTGAGATATATTTGCAAGTAAATGATAATTGTTTTGCCATCCTTTTTCCTACTGCCTGCTGCAGGAGTTGAGTCATCCCCCAACCTGGATGGATACCTACTTTTGCATGGGTATCTGCAAATACTGCATTTTCTGATGCAATTAGAAAATCACAGTTTAATGCTATTTCAAAGCCTCCAGTTATAGCTGCTCCATTGACTGCACCTATTATTGGCTTTGAACATGCATCAATAATATCAGGAAAATCTTTTCCATCTCCCCTTGGATCAATTAAATTGTCTGTGTATATAGCTGAAAGGTCAAGGCCAGCGCAAAACGCAGTTCCACTACCGGTTATAATTATAACGTTTACATCCTGATTTTTTTTAGCATCTTCAAGATAATTATAAAAATGAACAAGCAAATCCTGATTTAATGCATTTCTTTTTTCAGGACGATTTAAAGTTATTGTAGCTATGTTATTTTTGATTTCAAATAAAACAGGTTTTTCCATAATTAAAGACTCCTTTAAAATTAATTTTTTTGTTATTTTTTGTGAAAAAGTTTAGTATAGGTTGCTTTTTTTGTAAAGCAACTATAAATATTTCATATAATTTTAATTAAAATATAAAAATACTAAAACCAAATTTTAATTTTTAGGAAAAAGAAAAATGAAAGCAAAAATATTCTATTCAATGACTATAGGCCCTAGAAGCCAGCAGGAAGATTGTCTGCTCGTTGGGGATAAAATATTTCAAGATATTGACATTGAAGGAGAAATTGAATCAGAGGAAGGAAATATTTTACTCACTGTATGTGATGGTATGGGAGGATATGAAGCTGGTGAAAAAAATAGTAAGTTTGTTTGCGAGCAACTTAAAGAAAAGCTTAATGTTTTCTCCACTAAAAATATTAAAAATTTACTTTATTCTATACAAGCATTATCTATTGACCTACTGCCTCCACAAAGTGGAACTACAGTAGCTGGAATAGCTATTTCAAATAACAATATAATCATATTTAATGCTGGAGACAGTCGAGTTTACAAACTAAATCAAAAAGGAATTCAATATATATCCCACGACCATTCTTTTGTTCAGCAACTTATTGATCAAAAAATGATAAATGAAGAACAGGCATTTTCACATCCCCATAAAAATATTATAAATTTTGGAGTAGGGCCAGCATTTGTTAATCATTGGGGAAGGTATGAAATTAACTGCATTGAAGAAGAAGTGATTACTGATAATGCATATCTTATATGTTCAGATGGCCTTAATACTGTTCTTAAAAATAATGAAATTTATAATATTCTTATGCCTGATCCTTTTGAAAACGGCAGATTACTTATGAAAAATTTAAAACAAAAAGAACTAAGGGACAATACAAGTTTTATACTTATAAAATTTTTGCCATAAATTTTGGAGGATAATAAAAAATGGGCAACAAATCTAATGATGAAATTAAATCTACAAATAGTCACATATTAGAAAATCCCCATGTATGGATTGATCCAATAACACAAATGGAATTTGTATGGGTTAAAAGTGGGAAATTTATAATGGGATGCGGTGAATGGGATGGCGCAGGGGATGATGATGAATACCCAATCCATGAAGTTTATCTCGATGGTTTTTGGATGGGGAAATATCAGGTTAATCAGGATCAATGGAAAATAGTTATGAAAAATAATCCAGCTATTTTCAATAAAGGCGGAAATTATCCTGTAGAAAACGTATCCTGGTATGCGGCAAATGAATTTATAAAAAGATTGAGTTCAATGAATATGGAAGCTTATAAATTCTCTTTACCTACAGAAGCCCAATGGGAATATGCCGCAAGGAGCAAAGGCAAGATTGGAAAATATTCTGGAGGCGATTTTATGGACAGGGTTGCATGGTATGCTTATAATAGCGGAAATTGTACTCACCCTGTAGGCCAAAAAAACGCAAATGGACTCGGATTATATGACATGAGTGGAAATGTTTGGGAATGGTGTCTCGATGTATATAATGAAAAAGCTTATAGTAAGCATGAGCATGATAACCCAGTATACCTTGATGAAGGAAAATTAAGAGTTAATAGAGGAGGTAGTTGGGGCAGTGGACCTGGAAGTGTAAGGTGTTCAGCAAGGGGTTATCTACCTCCTGAAGATGGCTATAGTTACGCAGGATTCAGGGTAGTCAGAACAATAAAATAGTTAGTAACTGAATAATAGCTGTATGAACAATGTTTAAAAAAAACTTGAGAATAAATAAAATATTGTATATATTTGCCAGTTATTTTTACAATCTGTAAATTTATATTCAATTTTTTTAATTTCATGTGTTTTTAATATTTTAGAATTAATTAAGGAATAGGTTTAAAAAAAAATGCCGTATAAAACCACTTTTTCACGATTAAAAGAAGATGAAAGGGAAATCAGAAAAAATCTCATAATTGAGTCAGCTATGAGACTTTGCACTGAAAAACCTTTTCATGATATTGGAATGAGGGATATAGCTAAAGAAGCTGGAGTTTCTGCTGCTGCTATCTATCGTTATTTCCCAAGCAGAGATGACCTTTTTATTGAAGCTTTTAT
This genomic interval carries:
- a CDS encoding enoyl-CoA hydratase codes for the protein MEKPVLFEIKNNIATITLNRPEKRNALNQDLLVHFYNYLEDAKKNQDVNVIIITGSGTAFCAGLDLSAIYTDNLIDPRGDGKDFPDIIDACSKPIIGAVNGAAITGGFEIALNCDFLIASENAVFADTHAKVGIHPGWGMTQLLQQAVGKRMAKQLSFTCKYISAQEALNLGLVNKVVPNEELMPVSLQIASEINSFNQPMIRTIKKLIDYKESTVFENVFKHERQGFKKFMGGKG
- a CDS encoding serine/threonine-protein phosphatase; this translates as MKAKIFYSMTIGPRSQQEDCLLVGDKIFQDIDIEGEIESEEGNILLTVCDGMGGYEAGEKNSKFVCEQLKEKLNVFSTKNIKNLLYSIQALSIDLLPPQSGTTVAGIAISNNNIIIFNAGDSRVYKLNQKGIQYISHDHSFVQQLIDQKMINEEQAFSHPHKNIINFGVGPAFVNHWGRYEINCIEEEVITDNAYLICSDGLNTVLKNNEIYNILMPDPFENGRLLMKNLKQKELRDNTSFILIKFLP
- a CDS encoding formylglycine-generating enzyme family protein; the encoded protein is MGNKSNDEIKSTNSHILENPHVWIDPITQMEFVWVKSGKFIMGCGEWDGAGDDDEYPIHEVYLDGFWMGKYQVNQDQWKIVMKNNPAIFNKGGNYPVENVSWYAANEFIKRLSSMNMEAYKFSLPTEAQWEYAARSKGKIGKYSGGDFMDRVAWYAYNSGNCTHPVGQKNANGLGLYDMSGNVWEWCLDVYNEKAYSKHEHDNPVYLDEGKLRVNRGGSWGSGPGSVRCSARGYLPPEDGYSYAGFRVVRTIK